A single window of Ananas comosus cultivar F153 linkage group 19, ASM154086v1, whole genome shotgun sequence DNA harbors:
- the LOC109725005 gene encoding ACT domain-containing protein DS12, chloroplastic-like, whose translation MAVAVAVASGSRGICSGLKQVDNNGVAPLKCCAYRGLRSCVVPVSAKARLSSFFAISIPRATSPTAVEDGSSNVTDTVPTPKVIIDQDSDPDATIVEITFGDRLGSLLDTMNALKNLGLNVVKANVYLDSSGKHNKFAITKAYTGRKVDDPELLEAIRLTIINNLLQYHPESSSQLALGATFGVEPPAQQIDVDIATHIDIYDDGPDRSLLVVETADRPGLLVDLVKIITDINITVQSGEFDTEGLLAKAKFHVSYRGKPLIKALQLVLINSLRYFLRRPTTEEASF comes from the exons ATGGCCGTGGCCGTCGCCGTGGCTTCTGGGAGCCGCGGGATTTGCTCCGGGCTGAAGCAGGTGGACAACAATGGCGTGGCGCCCCTCAAGTGCTGCGCTTACAGGGGATTGCGCTCCTGCGTCGTCCCGGTTTCGGCCAAGGCCAG GTTATCTTCCTTTTTCGCTATAAGCATTCCTCGAGCCACATCCCCAACAGCTGTGGAG GATGGGAGCTCTAATGTCACCGACACAGTTCCGACGCCCAAAGTTATAATAGATCAGGACTCGGACCCAGATGCAACTATCGTCGAAATAACCTTCGGTGATCGTCTCGGGAGTCTTCTTGACACT ATGAATGCGCTTAAGAATCTAGGGCTCAATGTTGTGAAGGCTAATGTCTATCTCGATTCTTCTGGAAAGCACAATAAGTTTGCTATCACAAAAGC GTATACCGGCCGCAAAGTTGATGATCCTGAGTTGTTAGAAGCAATACGATTGACAATAATTAATAATCTGCTGCAGTATCATCCG GAATCTAGCAGCCAATTGGCTCTGGGAGCGACATTTGGAGTTGAACCGCCTGCACAACAG ATTGATGTGGATATTGCGAcccatatagatatatatgatgATGGCCCTGATAGAAG CTTGCTCGTGGTCGAAACAGCGGACCGTCCCGGGTTGCTGGTTGATCTTGTTAAGATTATTACTGACATAAACATCACAGTGCAATCTGGAGAATTTGACACCGAA GGATTATTGGCCAAAGCGAAATTCCATGTCAGTTATCGGGGTAAACCGCTGATCAAGGCTCTCCAACTA GTTCTTATAAATAGCTTGCGCTACTTCTTGAGGAGGCCAACGACGGAGGAAGCGAGTTTTTAG
- the LOC109724903 gene encoding uncharacterized protein LOC109724903, which yields MASNSSHKRAFDSTSSKLEDIKLNNSWDDVICPICLDFPHNGILLLCSSYKKGCRPFMCDTDQNHSNCLDRFKTVHGFRAAAKVSADQSEAISEGIQVISSNPENCPTCPLCRGEVTGWVVVDEARHYLNMKRRCCEEKRCSYVGNYMELEQHAKNEHPHARPSEIDPAQQLDWDNFQQSSEIIDVLSTIHSEVPNGVVLGDYVIEYGDDSHDEFDDFPGDDGNWWTSCILYHVFDNFRASRNRRRSAVSERRRRRHMSSYDGSVDGRGSVSPMDVLEYNLDESDDEFGGAATGGGVALRSESQRSYRRRRSRFQDP from the exons ATGGCTTCTAATTCCTCTCATAAAAGAGCATTCGACTCTACCTCTTCGAAGTTAGAGGACATAAAGTTGAACAACAGCTGGGATGATGTGATCTGCCCTATATGCTTGGATTTTCCACATAATGGCATTCTTCTCCTGTGCTCTTCTTACAAGAAAGGGTGTAGGCCATTCATGTGTGATACTGATCAAAACCATTCAAACTGCCTCGATCGATTCAAAACCGTCCATGGATTTCGTGCTGCTGCGAAGGTTTCTGCAGATCAAAGCGAGGCAATTTCTGAGGGCATTCAAGTAATTTCTTCAAACCCTGAGAACTGCCCTACTTGTCCATTGTGCAGAGGAGAGGTAACAGGATGGGTAGTAGTTGATGAGGCCCGCCATTATCTGAACATGAAGAGACGATGTTGTGAAGAGAAACGCTGCTCGTATGTGGGCAACTACATGGAACTGGAGCAACATGCCAAGAATGAGCACCCCCACGCGCGCCCTTCAGAGATAGACCCTGCACAACAACTAGACTGGGATAACTTCCAGCAATCCTCAGAGATAATTGATGTGTTGAGTACTATCCATTCAGAAGTACCGAATGGTGTAGTATTGGGGGATTATGTTATCGAGTATGGGGACGACAGTCATGATGAGTTCGATGATTTCCCTGGTGATGATGGCAATTGGTGGACCTCATGTATTTTGTATCATGTCTTTGATAACTTTAGGGCTTCTAGAAATAGACGAAGGTCAGCAGTTAgtgagaggaggagaaggcgcCACATGTCCAGCTATGATGGTTCGGTTGATGGGAGAGGATCTGTGTCGCCAATGGATGTGTTGGAGTACAATCTTGACGAAAGTGATGACGAGTTTGGAGGTGCAGCTACCGGGGGTGGAGTGGCATTGAGAAGTGAGAGCCAGCGCAG CTATCGAAGACGCCGATCTCGCTTCCAGGACCCATAG